The following nucleotide sequence is from Rubrobacter radiotolerans DSM 5868.
CGGTGAGAAGGCGCTCGACGCGGCGGTGCTGCACGCCCCGTCGTTCGGCTTTCTGCCCGGAGACGACGAGCGCATCGTCTCCACAGTCGAACGAATCGCCGAGGAGCTCGGAGACGGTGAGGCCCTGATCCACCGCTACAACACCTCCGAGGTCGACGACGGCCTCGAAGGCCCCGAGGGAGCCTTTCTCCTAAGCTCCTTCGACCTTGTCTCGGCGCTCGTGCTCGCCGGAAGGGTCGAGGAGGCGGGACGACGCTTTGAGAAGCTCCTCACGTTCGCCGGACCGCTCGGGCTCTTCTCCGAGGAGGCTCGCCCCGACGGCACAGCGCTTGGCAACTATCCGCAGGCCTTCACGCACCTCGGCCTCATACAGGCCGCCGTGAACCTGGACATGGCCGGAGACCGCGAGGCCCTTCACGCCTGGGCGGAGAACCGCGAAAGCTCCGGCTGAGAAGGGAGCTTTATGACCGACACCGTTTCACCCCGCAAAACAGCGCACGAGGCCTTTCTCGGGAGCCGCAACGTCGACGCCGGGCTCTTCGCGCGTCTTTCGGAGGGGATCACGGTCGCAGACGCCTCGCCGGGCGCCCGGGAGCCTCTCCCGACGCTCGCGCCGTTCACCGGCGAGCGGCTCGCCTCGGTGCCGCAGTGCACGGACGAAGACGTCCGGGAGGCCGCGCACCGCGCGCGGGAGGCGCAGGAAGCCTGGGCGCGGCGGAGCATCGCCGAGCGGGCGCGGGTCTTTCTGCGCTACCACGACCTCGTTATGGAGCGGCAGGAGCTAATCCTGGACCTGATGCAGCTAGAGACCGGGAAGGCCCGGGGCCACGCCTTCGAGGAGGTGCTCGACGCGGCGATCACGGCTCGCTACTACGCCCGGAGCGCCGCCCGGCACCTGAAGACCCGCCGCAGGCAGGGAGCGCTCCCGGGGCTTACGCTGGCGCGGGAGGAGCGTCGCCCGAAGGGGCTCGTGGCTCTGATCTCCCCCTGGAACTACCCCTTCACGCTCGCCGCGAGCGACGCCGTACCGGCCCTGCTCGCTGGGAACGCCGTTCTTCTCAAGCCCGACCGGAAGACGAGCTTTACCGCCCTTCTGGCCGTCCGGCTGTTGCGCGAGGCGGGGCTCCCGCCCGACCTTTTCGCCGTTGTTACCGGCGAAGGGGAGCCGCTCGGGGAACCACTCATCCGGAGTGCGGACTACGTGGGCTTCACCGGAAGCACCGAGGTCGGTCGGCATATCGCCCGGCTCGCGGGGGAGGCCCTGATCGGCTGCACCCTGGAGCTCGGCGGAAAGAACGCCTCTCTCGTTCTCGACGACGCCGACCTCGACCGCGCGGTGGAAGGAACGCTCCGGGGCTGTTTTGCGAACGCCGGGCAGCTCTGCATCTCCACCGAGCGGCTCTTTGTCCAGGCTGGTATCTACAGCCGCTTCGTCGAACGCTTCGCCGAGAGGGTCCGGAGCATGAAGCTCGGGGGCGGGCTCCGCTACGGCCCGGAGATGGGCTCGCTTATCTCCGCCGAGCAGCTCGCGACCGTCGAGCGGCACGTCGGGGACGCGGTCGGGAAGGGCGCTCGCGTCCTCGCCGGGGGCCGCGCCCGTCCGGACCTCGGGCCGTTCTTCTACGAGCCGACGGTCCTTGAAGGGGCGCGGGCGGGGATGGAGCTCTTTGCCGACGAGACCTTCGGCCCCGTCGTCTCCGTCTCGCGCTTCACGAGTGTGGACGAGGCGGTCGAGCGCGCCAACGACTCTCCCTACGGGCTGAACGCAAGCGTCTGGACGCGCGACGCGCGGCGTGGCTACGCCGTAGCGAGGCGGCTGGAGGCCGGTACGGTCAACGTCAACGAGGCGTACGCCGCCGCCTGGGCCTCGACCGACGCTCCGATGGGCGGGATGAAGACCTCCGGGCTCGGGCGGCGTCACGGCGCAGAGGGCATCCTCAAGTACACCGAGGCGCAGACGGTCGCCGTGCAGCGCCTCTTCCCGGTGACCGCGCCCGCGAACGTCCCCGGCGAGCGCTACGCCCGCGTGATGACCGGCGCGCTCCGGGCGCTCAAGGCCGCGAGCCGCCTGCCGGGGCTTCGCTGAGAGGAGCCCCGAAGCGTGTGGCGACCCGCAACACTTATACGCTGCAACGTGTGGCACGAGCCCGGAGGCGATGTTATCTTGAGATCGGGTTATGTAATTCGGGTAGGAGGAAAGGGTCCGATGGACTAGTTACCTGAATAACCTTCCACGGGGAGTTACGCCCCCGCTGGACCGGGCCGGAAGAGCGGACGCCGCAGCTGCGAGCGAGACCGTCTCTCCGGCCCGGATATTTTTTGCCCGAAACAGTCTGAAGGCCGGGCCGTCCACTCTCCTGGACAACCCGGCCTCCGGTTCGACCTCGCCGGTTTCCGAGGCTGACGGGCCTGTTAGCTGGTGGCGTCCTCGTCGGTCTTGTGGCCGTTGGCGCTCTCGATCTGGATGCGCCTCGGCTCCCTGACGGCCGCCGCGCCTTCGAGGGTTACCTCGAGTACCCCGTCCTCGAACCTGGCGTGGATCTTCTCTTCATCAACGCCCTCGGGAAGCTGCATGCTCCTGCGGAACGAACCGTAGCGCCGCTCGCGGACGTAGTAGCCGGCCTCCTGCTTCTCGTCCTCCTGCTTGCGCTCCCCGGAGATCGTGAGCATCCCGTCCTGAACCGTGATGTCCACGTCCTCAAGCTTCACCCCCGGAAGCTCCGCCCGGACGATCAGATCCCCCTCCCGGTGCAGCACGTCCACCGACGGGGCCCACTCCGAAGCCCTCTGCATACCGCCGGACCTTCGCAACAGCCCGCCGAACATGTCATCGAACATCCGGTTCATCTCACTGTGAAGGTCGTAGAACCCACGCCCCCTGAACGGACTCAAAGTCATCTCACTACCTCCTGTGCTCTCCGCCCCGCTTCCGCAGGGACTCTCCCTTACTGCGCCCCCATTCTATAACTCCTCAATACAGTTTTCAAACAGTTTTTATACATGAATTTCTGATTTTTAGGTTTTTACTTACAGTTTATGGTAGGCTTTCGGGGACCATGAAAGGTGAGTGAGATGCGCGGAGGCGGCATAGGCGAGCGGTTGGCGAGGGCTCGTCGGGCGAGGATGATGACGCAGGGGCGGCTTGCGGAGACGGCCGGGGTAAGTCCGACGACGGTGTCCGGGATCGAGAGCGGGAGAATCCTCCGTCCGCATTTCGGGACGGTAAGGAAGCTCGCGGGGGCGCTCGAAGTCGCTCCGGAGGAGCTTCTGCTCTCCGGGGACGGCGCGCAGCGACCGGGGGCGCCGCTCTCGCTCGCGTGGGCTCGGGAGGCGCACGAGGAGGAGTTCGACCGGGAGCTGGAGGTGGCCTCGGACGAGCAGCTCGACACGCTCGCCAGAGAGCTAGAGGAGGAGCGCGGGCGGCTTCAGAGGCTCTTCGCCGAGTTCCCGCCCGGCGAGGAGCGCCGCCTGATAAAGCGGCGGATACGCACGCTCTCGGCGCACTCCGGTTCGGTCAGCGCGCAGGTCCACTCAAACGAGGTGCGCGCGGGCGGCTCCGGAAGGAGTAGCGAGGAGCCTTCCGGAGCCTGATCAGCAGGTAGACCGGCTACTTGAAGCGGTACTGGCGGTACATGTTCGCCGACTCGTCAACGTCGGCCTCGGTGACATGGTTGCGGCCCCGGCTTCGCACCCGGTCCTCGATGCGCTTGCGGATAAAGCGCCGCATGAGGAACGGGCTGCGACGGATACGGCGGTCGGCCTCTGGGTCCCAGGTGATCTCGCTCATCGCGTCTCGCTCATAGGTCTCGTCCTCCTGTGCTCTTTGCCCATATCTTACCGGACGCCTGCGAGGAGCGGCCGCCGGGAGCGCACGCCTGCAAGGGACTTCGGGGGGTTTCGTCGCCCCGCCGGAGTACCTCGAAGCCGTCGCAGTCGGGCCCCGGCCTATCAGGCAGAGGCGCTCTTGAAGGGATCGTGGCGCAGGTAGTAGGCGATGTTGGCGGAGACGATGCGCCGCTCCTCCTCGATGTACTCCTCGATGGCGCGCCGGAATGCGGGGTGGTGGATCCTGTGCGCCGAGTACGTCGTTGTCGGGAGAAAGCCGCGGGCGAGCTTGTGCTCGCCCTGCGCCCCGGCCTCGAAGAGCGAGAGGCCGTGCTCGATGCAGAACTCCGTCTGCTGGTAGTAGCAGAGCTCGAAGTGGAGGTTCCTGCGGTCCTCGACCGTGCCCCAGTAGCGTCCGAAGAGCGCATCGCCCTTGAAGAAGTTGAGCGCTCCGGCGAGCATCCCGCCCGGGCCGCTCCCGTTCGAGGCGGCGACGAGCAGGATACGGTCCGCCATCGTCTCGAAGACCTCCTCGAAGAACTCGCCCGTCAGGTAGGGGCTTCCCCACTTCCTGTCCGAAGTGTCGAGGTAGAAGCGGTACATCGCGTGCGCGTGACGCCGGTCGAGAGCCTCGCCCGTCAGACGCTCGATGCGCAGGTCCCCGTCGAGCTGGCGGCGCTCGCGGAGGATCTGACGCCTGCGCTTGCTCTGGAGCGCCCCCAGGTAGTCCCCGAACTCCTCGTAACCCCGGTTTCTCCAGTGGAACTGCATCGAGTGCCTAAGGGCGAATCCCCGGTCCTCGAACTCCTCGACCTCGCTCTCCGGCAGAAAGAGCGCGTGCGTCGAGCTCACCCCGACGGCCTCCCCGACCTGCCGCCCCGCATCGAGGAGCGCGTCCCGAACGCGAGACGCAAGCTCCCGGGAGAGCCCCCCGCGCAGAAGAAGCTTCGGACCCGTTGCCGGAGTGAAGGGTACGGCGAACGTCAGCTTCGGGTAGTAGGGCAGGCCGTTTCGAGAGTAGGCGTGCGCCCACTCCCAGTCAAAGATGTACTCGCCGTAGCTGTCGGTCTTGACGTAGGCGCACAGAGCGCCGAGCAGGTCGTCTTCCTCCCCGGTGCACAGCAGGTAGACCGGCGACCAGCCCGTCCCGCGCCCGACGCTCCCCGAACGCTCCAGAGCGAGCAGGAACTCGTGGTCGAAGAACGGAAAGTCCCGGGGTTCCACAGCGCGCCAGCGCTCCGGCGGGACGGCCGAGATGCTCTGCACGCTCTCTACCCGCAAGGCGATCCCACTCCTGCCGTTACCTCCGGATACGTAGCCTCTTCTCCCGTCCGACGCTCTGGGTTCTCACAGCCCGCAAGATTCTACCCCGGGCATCCGGCGAGGCTTGTAATCTTTTCGGTTAGGTCGGTCCCTGATCGCGCCCCTGGGCGTGCAACTCAGCTCGCGGGCTTTCTTACCGCCTCCCGGATTGCAGACATGTCCTTCTCCCCGTATCCGGAGGCGATGGCGGAGTCGAGAAGGGCCGCGGCGGCCTCGGAGACCTTCATCGGGAGACCTTCTGCCGCGTCGAGGACGAGCCCCACATCCTTGCGAGCGAGCGCGAGAGGAAAGCTTGCGGGATAGTCGCCGGAGATCATCATCTCCCCCTTCATGCGGGCGTAGGGCATGTCGAGCGGTCCGCCTTCAAGGACCCCGAAAAGGTCG
It contains:
- a CDS encoding PCP reductase family protein gives rise to the protein MSEITWDPEADRRIRRSPFLMRRFIRKRIEDRVRSRGRNHVTEADVDESANMYRQYRFK
- a CDS encoding GNAT family N-acetyltransferase, yielding MRVESVQSISAVPPERWRAVEPRDFPFFDHEFLLALERSGSVGRGTGWSPVYLLCTGEEDDLLGALCAYVKTDSYGEYIFDWEWAHAYSRNGLPYYPKLTFAVPFTPATGPKLLLRGGLSRELASRVRDALLDAGRQVGEAVGVSSTHALFLPESEVEEFEDRGFALRHSMQFHWRNRGYEEFGDYLGALQSKRRRQILRERRQLDGDLRIERLTGEALDRRHAHAMYRFYLDTSDRKWGSPYLTGEFFEEVFETMADRILLVAASNGSGPGGMLAGALNFFKGDALFGRYWGTVEDRRNLHFELCYYQQTEFCIEHGLSLFEAGAQGEHKLARGFLPTTTYSAHRIHHPAFRRAIEEYIEEERRIVSANIAYYLRHDPFKSASA
- a CDS encoding helix-turn-helix transcriptional regulator yields the protein MRGGGIGERLARARRARMMTQGRLAETAGVSPTTVSGIESGRILRPHFGTVRKLAGALEVAPEELLLSGDGAQRPGAPLSLAWAREAHEEEFDRELEVASDEQLDTLARELEEERGRLQRLFAEFPPGEERRLIKRRIRTLSAHSGSVSAQVHSNEVRAGGSGRSSEEPSGA
- a CDS encoding Hsp20/alpha crystallin family protein, which gives rise to MTLSPFRGRGFYDLHSEMNRMFDDMFGGLLRRSGGMQRASEWAPSVDVLHREGDLIVRAELPGVKLEDVDITVQDGMLTISGERKQEDEKQEAGYYVRERRYGSFRRSMQLPEGVDEEKIHARFEDGVLEVTLEGAAAVREPRRIQIESANGHKTDEDATS
- a CDS encoding succinic semialdehyde dehydrogenase encodes the protein MTDTVSPRKTAHEAFLGSRNVDAGLFARLSEGITVADASPGAREPLPTLAPFTGERLASVPQCTDEDVREAAHRAREAQEAWARRSIAERARVFLRYHDLVMERQELILDLMQLETGKARGHAFEEVLDAAITARYYARSAARHLKTRRRQGALPGLTLAREERRPKGLVALISPWNYPFTLAASDAVPALLAGNAVLLKPDRKTSFTALLAVRLLREAGLPPDLFAVVTGEGEPLGEPLIRSADYVGFTGSTEVGRHIARLAGEALIGCTLELGGKNASLVLDDADLDRAVEGTLRGCFANAGQLCISTERLFVQAGIYSRFVERFAERVRSMKLGGGLRYGPEMGSLISAEQLATVERHVGDAVGKGARVLAGGRARPDLGPFFYEPTVLEGARAGMELFADETFGPVVSVSRFTSVDEAVERANDSPYGLNASVWTRDARRGYAVARRLEAGTVNVNEAYAAAWASTDAPMGGMKTSGLGRRHGAEGILKYTEAQTVAVQRLFPVTAPANVPGERYARVMTGALRALKAASRLPGLR